Proteins from one Clostridium cellulovorans 743B genomic window:
- a CDS encoding polymorphic toxin type 47 domain-containing protein, which produces MEVCGTNAAVDMQKLIYLAEMSGGGGVNTKLGEITGYKFKQGSDIDLRGNSTFDEALAKAFEKTGLQKSDFNVTKWGKDKYGKSFPVEWKAKNGAEVSIDMGHVTDGPNIPYIGYKTGGKRNSGGGTRGHIFVDNVPVNRGR; this is translated from the coding sequence TTGGAAGTTTGCGGTACAAATGCAGCTGTTGATATGCAGAAACTGATTTACTTGGCTGAGATGTCAGGTGGGGGAGGAGTTAATACTAAACTAGGAGAAATAACTGGTTATAAATTTAAACAAGGTTCAGATATTGATTTAAGAGGAAATTCAACATTTGATGAAGCGTTAGCGAAAGCGTTTGAAAAAACAGGCTTACAAAAATCGGATTTTAATGTTACTAAGTGGGGAAAAGATAAGTATGGTAAGTCATTTCCAGTTGAATGGAAAGCAAAAAATGGAGCAGAAGTTAGTATAGATATGGGGCATGTTACTGATGGGCCAAATATACCATATATTGGATATAAAACAGGAGGAAAACGCAATAGTGGAGGTGGAACTAGAGGCCATATTTTTGTTGATAATGTTCCAGTAAATAGAGGAAGATAA
- a CDS encoding DUF6756 family protein yields MWTIYEQIRVAIRELSIKVEELSKEETSNIVNSIIKKYAGNEESKVFLWEKLTCRESINDKDAWKWIDDFIDSDAIMFFDLDDEERSFFFSNGHDIVNVLGETYAFEFYITNNKFEYLICFNHHDYLICSGTAQNWIQGYIK; encoded by the coding sequence ATGTGGACTATTTATGAACAAATCAGAGTCGCGATAAGGGAACTAAGTATTAAAGTTGAAGAATTATCAAAAGAAGAGACAAGTAATATTGTTAACTCAATTATAAAGAAATATGCAGGTAATGAGGAAAGTAAGGTATTCTTATGGGAGAAGTTAACATGTCGCGAATCAATAAACGACAAAGATGCATGGAAATGGATAGATGATTTTATTGATTCAGATGCTATTATGTTTTTTGATCTTGATGATGAAGAAAGATCTTTCTTTTTCTCTAATGGGCATGATATAGTTAATGTGCTGGGAGAAACCTATGCTTTTGAATTTTATATTACAAATAATAAATTTGAATATTTAATATGTTTTAATCATCATGATTATTTAATCTGTAGTGGAACAGCGCAGAATTGGATTCAAGGATATATAAAGTAA